A window of Deinococcus sp. HSC-46F16 contains these coding sequences:
- a CDS encoding LacI family DNA-binding transcriptional regulator, with protein sequence MTRPTIDDIARAAGVSKGTVSRVINGHATVAAPTRQRVQEVMANMGYVPDPAARHLSWRTGRTLGLSFAPDDPLLSPYHVLFRQALEEHTASHGVQLVNLRADLTRLARLPGAVLVMHAAEGDPRLKLLRERGVPAVLIGHQPGFFWVAPDDEGGAALATEQLVRAGHRDLVYLGAGGSQVAQDRERGFLRAAGAAGARTQVIGADFTVLGGYRATRRAWEGGLRWTGLFAQSDESAAGAIAALDDLGVRVPGDVSVVGFDGLPELPLPVRLTTVAQDISRIARTALSLMQEATSGRPPRGEVVPVHLVPGATVAPPPGGTP encoded by the coding sequence ATGACCCGACCCACCATCGACGACATCGCCCGGGCTGCTGGCGTCAGCAAGGGCACGGTGAGCCGCGTGATCAACGGGCACGCCACGGTGGCCGCCCCGACCCGGCAGCGGGTGCAGGAGGTCATGGCGAACATGGGCTACGTGCCCGACCCGGCCGCCCGGCACCTGAGCTGGCGCACGGGGCGCACGCTGGGCCTCTCCTTTGCCCCGGACGACCCGCTGCTCAGTCCCTACCACGTGCTGTTCCGCCAGGCCCTGGAGGAGCACACCGCCTCGCACGGCGTGCAGCTCGTGAACCTGCGGGCGGACCTGACCCGCCTGGCGCGGCTGCCGGGCGCGGTGCTCGTGATGCACGCGGCGGAGGGCGATCCCCGCCTGAAGCTGCTGCGGGAGCGTGGGGTCCCGGCGGTGCTGATCGGGCACCAGCCCGGCTTCTTCTGGGTCGCGCCCGACGACGAGGGCGGGGCGGCGCTGGCGACCGAGCAACTGGTGCGGGCGGGGCACCGCGACCTCGTGTACCTCGGCGCGGGAGGCAGCCAGGTCGCCCAGGACCGCGAGCGCGGCTTCCTTCGGGCGGCGGGGGCGGCGGGCGCCCGCACCCAGGTGATCGGGGCGGACTTCACCGTGCTGGGCGGCTACCGGGCGACCCGCCGCGCCTGGGAAGGGGGCCTGCGCTGGACCGGCCTGTTTGCCCAGAGTGACGAGAGCGCGGCCGGGGCCATCGCCGCGCTGGACGACCTGGGAGTGCGGGTGCCGGGGGACGTGTCGGTCGTGGGGTTCGACGGCCTGCCCGAGTTGCCCCTGCCCGTGCGCCTCACGACCGTCGCGCAGGACATCAGCCGCATCGCCCGCACCGCGCTCTCGCTGATGCAGGAGGCCACCTCGGGGCGCCCCCCCCGTGGCGAAGTCGTTCCCGTTCACCTCGTCCCCGGCGCGACGGTCGCGCCCCCCCCCGGAGGAACCCCATGA
- a CDS encoding carbohydrate ABC transporter permease, with protein sequence MFRRGQVTATAYLFLAPFLITSAVFFFYAFGRAIYYSFTDFNLFNTPQVIGPQPYAQVLADPSFRRALANSLIFALVTTTLQTVFALLMSVALNNRLRGMAFFRAAWYMPSITSSVVITLIFLWLFQRRGVANYLITQAQAYAPLIVTFLIGLVVAQVVQVWLERRAGHPAGWFDPALAAVSALGAGVVTAALVFLGVVWGREVPPFDYQYFADKWVTLGGVRVLSIPLLVVVIQNTFTTVPTLMLFFLAGLQNIPGALYEAADIDGATPWQKLVNVTVPNLRPVTFYVVTVGLIGTMQMFDQVAVIGAAAPRDTLITLAYYVYTNTFQAGAAPVNMAAAAAIILALIILAMVFVQRRFFPSEVR encoded by the coding sequence ATGTTTCGACGAGGCCAAGTCACGGCGACCGCCTACCTCTTTCTCGCGCCCTTCCTGATCACGAGCGCGGTCTTTTTCTTCTACGCCTTCGGGCGGGCGATCTACTACTCCTTTACCGACTTCAACCTGTTCAACACGCCGCAAGTGATCGGGCCGCAGCCCTACGCGCAGGTGCTGGCCGACCCGTCTTTCCGGCGGGCGCTCGCCAACAGCCTGATCTTCGCGCTGGTCACCACAACGCTCCAGACGGTCTTCGCCCTCTTGATGTCGGTCGCGCTGAACAACCGGCTGCGCGGCATGGCCTTTTTCCGCGCGGCGTGGTATATGCCGTCCATCACCAGCAGCGTGGTGATCACCCTGATCTTCCTGTGGCTCTTTCAGCGCCGGGGGGTCGCCAACTACCTGATCACGCAGGCGCAGGCCTACGCCCCGCTGATCGTGACCTTCCTGATCGGGCTGGTGGTCGCGCAGGTGGTGCAGGTGTGGCTGGAACGCCGCGCCGGTCACCCCGCCGGGTGGTTCGACCCCGCGCTGGCCGCCGTGAGTGCGCTGGGGGCCGGGGTGGTCACGGCGGCGCTGGTGTTCCTGGGGGTGGTCTGGGGGCGGGAGGTGCCGCCCTTCGACTACCAGTACTTCGCGGACAAGTGGGTCACGCTGGGCGGCGTGCGGGTCCTGAGCATCCCCTTGCTGGTGGTGGTCATCCAGAACACCTTCACCACGGTGCCCACGCTGATGCTGTTTTTCCTGGCGGGACTCCAGAACATTCCCGGGGCGCTGTACGAGGCCGCCGACATCGACGGGGCCACGCCCTGGCAGAAGCTGGTCAACGTGACGGTGCCCAACCTGCGGCCGGTGACCTTTTACGTGGTGACGGTGGGCCTCATCGGCACCATGCAGATGTTCGACCAGGTGGCGGTGATCGGGGCCGCCGCGCCGCGCGACACGCTGATCACGCTGGCCTACTACGTGTACACCAACACCTTCCAGGCGGGCGCGGCCCCGGTGAACATGGCGGCGGCGGCGGCGATCATCCTCGCGCTGATCATCCTGGCGATGGTCTTCGTGCAGCGGCGCTTCTTCCCCTCGGAGGTGCGCTGA
- a CDS encoding glycogen debranching N-terminal domain-containing protein, producing MLSTRTVLKDNDLYLVGDHHYQVAHGESGLYRRDTRFLSRYEWRLGGERPHPLVLHERWPFWLRGQSANADVGYTMHAGLTRDLTVTGTELRDRLRVTLYQPGARRLSLHLGADFADMFEVRGWPGGIGPRDVRTCPVPGGVEFAYTAGDGLRCRTLVQATPEPTWDGEALTWEITETTDVQVSVFPLQGDEDPTPGDPGALAREYAALSVPLTLPDPRDQRVLERSVQDLRSLSFQTGAGPFPAAGLPWFVAPFGRDSLIIALLTHRYLPDLAVTVARYLAARQGTKLDPVTLEQPGKILHEERVGELTRLGRTPHRPYYATADATPLFVWLVGELSRERPDLAGELRPHWEAALAWLTTFGDPDGDGLIEYTPDPGGITNAVWKDSGDSTFTEDGKDASGHVAVIEVQGYAYAAYLAAARMYRLLGEPERAGEWEGRADCLQATFQRAFWWPERGYYVHGLNGDKRPLRVLVSNPAHTLWTGIIPPEFAPMVARTALGDELWSGWGIRTLGVNEPRYNPVSYHNGSVWPHDTAAAALGFGRYGLHREAAQVARALFDAARWAPDARLSELLAGFGRDDGPPVPYPAACHPQGWDAAIPLALAHLLPGGEERGNWPRPRRSGRQSDCGAPLG from the coding sequence ATGCTGAGCACCCGCACCGTCCTGAAAGACAACGACCTGTACCTCGTGGGCGACCACCACTATCAGGTGGCCCACGGCGAGAGCGGCCTCTACCGCCGGGACACCCGCTTTCTCTCGCGCTACGAGTGGCGCTTGGGCGGCGAGCGTCCCCACCCGCTGGTGCTGCATGAGCGCTGGCCCTTCTGGCTGCGTGGGCAGTCGGCCAACGCGGACGTGGGCTACACCATGCACGCTGGGCTTACCCGCGACCTCACGGTGACCGGCACCGAACTGCGCGACCGGCTGCGGGTCACCCTCTATCAGCCGGGAGCCCGCCGCCTGAGCCTGCACCTCGGCGCCGACTTCGCCGACATGTTCGAGGTGCGCGGCTGGCCGGGAGGAATCGGCCCCCGCGACGTGCGGACCTGCCCGGTGCCGGGAGGGGTGGAGTTCGCCTATACCGCCGGGGACGGCCTGCGCTGCCGCACGCTCGTGCAGGCGACCCCCGAACCCACCTGGGACGGCGAGGCCCTGACCTGGGAGATCACGGAGACCACCGACGTGCAGGTCAGTGTTTTTCCCCTTCAGGGAGACGAGGACCCCACGCCGGGGGACCCCGGGGCGCTGGCCCGCGAGTACGCCGCCCTGAGCGTGCCGCTGACCCTGCCCGACCCCCGGGACCAGCGGGTGCTGGAGCGCAGCGTGCAGGACCTGCGCAGCCTGAGCTTTCAGACGGGGGCTGGTCCCTTTCCGGCGGCGGGCCTGCCGTGGTTCGTGGCCCCCTTCGGGCGCGACAGCCTGATCATCGCCCTGCTGACCCACCGGTATCTGCCGGACCTCGCCGTGACGGTCGCCCGGTACCTGGCGGCGAGGCAGGGCACCAAACTTGATCCCGTCACCCTGGAACAGCCCGGCAAGATTCTGCACGAGGAACGGGTCGGCGAACTCACCCGCCTGGGCCGCACGCCCCACCGCCCCTACTACGCGACCGCCGACGCCACACCGCTGTTCGTATGGTTGGTGGGCGAACTCAGCCGCGAGCGGCCCGACCTTGCGGGCGAGTTGCGCCCTCACTGGGAGGCGGCCCTGGCCTGGCTGACCACCTTCGGGGACCCCGACGGCGACGGGTTGATCGAGTACACGCCCGACCCCGGCGGCATCACCAACGCGGTGTGGAAAGACAGCGGCGACTCCACCTTCACGGAAGACGGGAAGGACGCCAGCGGCCACGTCGCGGTGATCGAGGTGCAGGGCTACGCCTACGCCGCCTACCTCGCCGCCGCCCGGATGTACCGCCTGTTGGGCGAGCCGGAGCGGGCCGGGGAGTGGGAGGGCCGCGCCGATTGCCTGCAGGCCACCTTCCAGCGGGCCTTCTGGTGGCCGGAGCGCGGCTATTACGTCCACGGCCTGAACGGCGACAAGCGGCCCCTGCGGGTGCTCGTGTCCAATCCGGCGCACACCCTCTGGACCGGCATCATCCCGCCCGAGTTCGCCCCGATGGTCGCCCGCACCGCCCTGGGCGACGAGCTGTGGAGCGGCTGGGGCATCCGCACGCTGGGGGTGAATGAGCCGCGCTACAACCCGGTCTCGTACCACAACGGCAGCGTGTGGCCGCACGACACCGCCGCCGCTGCCCTGGGCTTCGGGCGCTACGGCCTGCACCGGGAAGCGGCGCAGGTCGCCCGCGCCCTGTTCGACGCGGCCCGCTGGGCGCCGGACGCCCGGCTCAGTGAGTTGCTCGCGGGCTTCGGGCGCGACGACGGCCCCCCCGTGCCCTACCCGGCCGCCTGCCACCCCCAGGGCTGGGACGCCGCGATTCCGCTTGCGCTCGCGCACCTGCTGCCGGGAGGCGAAGAGCGGGGGAACTGGCCCCGTCCCCGCCGAAGTGGGCGCCAGTCTGACTGCGGTGCCCCGTTGGGTTGA
- a CDS encoding NAD(P)/FAD-dependent oxidoreductase yields the protein MRYDALIVGGSYAGLSGAVQIARSGRPVCVLDSGRPRNRFASHSHGFFGQDRQSPRQMIAQARADLAQYPNVTMLDTLAAQARRDGDAFAVTLASGETLHARKLLLAYGVVDLLPDLPGVAERWGQTVLHCPYCHGTDGRLIRVGALFLASRIRPASDLAEQLGCTFVDGPQGPLIQTDAGKQTSVPGVYAAGDLTPGIGNASMAAADGVLAGASLHQSLIFGPLSALERVASA from the coding sequence ATGCGCTATGACGCTCTCATCGTCGGCGGCAGCTATGCCGGACTGTCCGGCGCGGTGCAGATTGCCCGCAGTGGTCGCCCCGTCTGTGTCCTCGACAGCGGAAGGCCCCGCAACCGCTTTGCCTCCCACTCGCACGGCTTTTTTGGTCAGGATAGGCAGTCTCCCCGTCAGATGATCGCCCAAGCCCGGGCCGACCTCGCTCAGTATCCCAACGTGACGATGCTGGACACCCTGGCGGCCCAGGCCCGGCGTGACGGGGACGCGTTCGCCGTCACCCTGGCCTCTGGCGAGACCCTGCACGCCCGGAAGCTGCTGCTGGCCTACGGCGTGGTGGACCTGTTACCGGACCTGCCGGGTGTGGCCGAGCGTTGGGGACAGACGGTGCTGCACTGCCCGTATTGCCACGGCACGGACGGTCGCCTGATCCGCGTGGGTGCCCTGTTCCTGGCCTCCCGCATCCGCCCGGCGAGTGATCTGGCCGAGCAACTGGGGTGCACCTTCGTGGACGGCCCCCAGGGACCGCTGATCCAGACGGACGCGGGCAAACAGACCAGCGTGCCGGGCGTGTACGCAGCGGGCGACCTCACGCCAGGTATCGGCAACGCCTCGATGGCGGCTGCCGATGGGGTCCTCGCTGGGGCTTCCCTGCACCAGTCTCTGATCTTCGGGCCGCTTTCGGCGCTGGAGCGGGTCGCCTCAGCCTGA
- a CDS encoding Rrf2 family transcriptional regulator, producing MSLDSRLSSVLHLLLHLMESQEAIPSGRLATALNSNPVVVRRTMAGLRDAGLVSSEKGHGGGWRLACDPARTTLLDVYRALGSPTLFAIGHRSQNPTCLIEQAVNVALDGTLREAEARITARLQTLTLAALASDFHSRRQLSLCAPQENPHAL from the coding sequence ATGAGCTTGGACAGCCGACTCTCCAGCGTGCTCCATCTGCTGCTGCACCTGATGGAATCCCAGGAGGCCATTCCATCCGGACGGCTCGCCACGGCGCTCAACAGCAACCCGGTCGTTGTGCGCCGCACGATGGCCGGTTTGCGGGACGCCGGGCTGGTCAGCTCCGAGAAGGGGCATGGGGGCGGCTGGCGCCTCGCCTGTGACCCGGCCCGGACCACCCTGCTCGACGTGTACCGGGCGCTGGGGTCGCCCACGCTCTTTGCCATCGGCCACCGCTCCCAGAACCCGACGTGCCTGATCGAACAGGCGGTCAACGTGGCCCTGGACGGCACGTTGCGGGAGGCCGAGGCCCGGATCACCGCGCGGCTCCAGACCCTGACGTTAGCCGCCCTGGCCAGCGACTTTCACTCGCGCCGTCAACTCTCCCTCTGCGCCCCCCAGGAGAACCCCCATGCGCTATGA
- a CDS encoding carbohydrate ABC transporter permease: MTVLPAPRRARVTDTGERWLARRRWARAGWLYAFMLVMSFFFLGPFLMGVLSSFKDDPNEYPPRLIIPQLSARFIGAAYDLGVQGGGGGWQGGLYPGRTVEFDVQVRSPRGTPPTPPAAALFPYQPVSLVSITRFAQARDFARLSLTPTGTSGDVRSYRVTVEYPALTRQTGQVVTAQLGAPSDRLTATLEDGRTVPLTLDTPEAQAVQYTLSQYQPVELVERGGAYFLRGPLFERTPLQIDVQRGQAVVGGTLPPSDEQNFGRSLAYRNVTPGILGYTFNNYRRAFNETANPATGRSLFFTWMLNTFFYAFLRVAAAIVFCSLAGYALARLHFPGKTLIFLAFVLFAQMVPSQVNLVSNYVLLNDLGLLNLWGLWLNGLVAAAGVFLMKQFFEGMPRELEESAAIDGAGPFTTFWRVMLPQAGPALVALAITQFQGAWNDFFWPLVILRENTDFTLTVGLSNFRELYGGQGDYGLILAGAVLSAIPVIIVFVIFQRYFVDTGADSAVKG; encoded by the coding sequence ATGACCGTCCTTCCCGCACCGCGCCGCGCCCGCGTGACCGACACCGGCGAGCGCTGGCTGGCCCGCCGCCGCTGGGCACGGGCCGGGTGGCTCTACGCCTTCATGCTGGTGATGAGCTTCTTTTTTCTGGGGCCTTTTCTGATGGGCGTGCTGAGCAGCTTCAAGGACGATCCCAACGAGTACCCGCCCCGGCTGATCATTCCGCAGCTCAGCGCCCGCTTCATCGGCGCGGCCTACGACCTCGGCGTGCAGGGGGGCGGCGGGGGCTGGCAGGGCGGGCTGTATCCCGGCCGCACCGTGGAGTTTGACGTGCAGGTGCGCTCCCCGCGCGGCACGCCGCCGACACCGCCCGCCGCCGCGCTGTTTCCCTACCAGCCCGTCAGCCTGGTGAGCATCACCCGCTTCGCGCAGGCCCGCGACTTCGCCCGGCTTTCGCTGACGCCCACCGGCACGAGCGGTGACGTGCGCTCGTACCGGGTCACGGTGGAATATCCGGCCCTGACCCGGCAGACCGGGCAGGTGGTGACCGCGCAGCTCGGTGCCCCCAGCGACCGCCTGACCGCGACCCTGGAGGATGGCCGGACAGTGCCCCTCACGCTGGACACCCCCGAGGCCCAGGCCGTGCAGTACACCCTGTCGCAGTACCAGCCCGTCGAACTGGTCGAGCGGGGCGGGGCGTACTTCCTGCGCGGCCCCCTCTTCGAGCGCACGCCCCTCCAGATCGACGTGCAGCGCGGGCAGGCGGTGGTGGGGGGAACCCTGCCGCCCTCCGACGAGCAGAACTTCGGGCGCTCGCTGGCCTACCGCAATGTCACGCCGGGCATCCTGGGCTACACCTTCAACAACTACCGCCGCGCCTTCAACGAGACCGCCAACCCCGCGACCGGGCGCAGCCTCTTTTTCACCTGGATGCTGAACACCTTCTTCTACGCCTTCTTGCGCGTCGCGGCGGCGATCGTGTTCTGCTCGCTGGCGGGGTACGCCCTGGCGCGGCTGCACTTTCCCGGCAAGACGCTGATCTTCCTGGCCTTTGTGCTGTTCGCGCAGATGGTGCCCAGTCAGGTCAATCTGGTGAGCAACTACGTGCTGCTCAACGACCTGGGGCTGCTGAACCTCTGGGGCCTGTGGCTGAACGGGCTGGTCGCGGCGGCGGGCGTCTTCCTGATGAAGCAGTTTTTCGAGGGGATGCCGCGCGAGCTGGAGGAATCGGCGGCCATCGATGGGGCGGGACCCTTCACGACCTTCTGGCGGGTGATGCTGCCGCAGGCGGGTCCGGCCCTGGTCGCGCTGGCGATCACCCAGTTTCAGGGGGCCTGGAACGACTTCTTCTGGCCGCTGGTGATTCTGCGCGAGAACACCGATTTCACGCTGACGGTCGGCCTGTCGAACTTCCGCGAGCTGTACGGCGGGCAGGGCGACTACGGCCTGATCCTGGCGGGCGCCGTGCTCAGCGCGATTCCGGTCATCATCGTGTTCGTGATCTTCCAGCGGTACTTCGTGGACACCGGGGCCGACAGCGCCGTCAAGGGCTGA
- a CDS encoding bifunctional 2-polyprenyl-6-hydroxyphenol methylase/3-demethylubiquinol 3-O-methyltransferase UbiG, whose translation MNERTEAPSLSSTAQAYWEQRYRDHPRPWTGRPNAILARWVRSLTPGTTLDLGCSEGNSAVWLARQGWRVTGVVISATALERAARHAADTGVSACTSFEQHDLERSFPAGQFDLVYALYLQSPVAFPRDAVLRRAAGAVRPGGLLLVIEHASAPSWVRESKVEYPSAQEALGAIGLDLGGWDLVFLGTPERPVTEAASPDGQGGTIKDNIIVLRRRGR comes from the coding sequence ATGAATGAGCGAACCGAAGCCCCTTCTCTTTCATCCACCGCCCAGGCCTACTGGGAGCAGCGCTACCGCGACCACCCCCGGCCCTGGACCGGGCGGCCCAACGCCATTCTGGCGCGGTGGGTGCGTTCCTTGACGCCGGGCACGACCCTGGACCTGGGATGCAGCGAGGGCAACAGCGCCGTGTGGCTGGCCAGGCAGGGCTGGCGGGTCACTGGCGTGGTCATCTCGGCCACAGCCCTGGAACGCGCCGCCCGGCACGCCGCCGACACGGGCGTGAGCGCCTGCACCTCCTTTGAACAGCACGACTTGGAGCGGAGCTTTCCAGCAGGGCAATTCGATCTGGTCTACGCGCTCTACCTGCAATCCCCGGTGGCCTTTCCCCGAGACGCAGTGCTGCGGAGGGCGGCCGGGGCGGTCCGGCCCGGCGGGCTGCTGCTGGTGATCGAGCACGCCTCGGCGCCCTCCTGGGTGAGGGAGTCCAAGGTCGAGTATCCCAGCGCACAGGAAGCCCTCGGCGCCATCGGCCTCGATCTCGGCGGGTGGGACCTCGTCTTCCTGGGAACTCCGGAACGCCCGGTGACCGAAGCGGCCAGTCCGGACGGGCAGGGAGGCACCATCAAAGACAACATCATCGTGCTCCGGCGGCGGGGACGCTGA
- a CDS encoding extracellular solute-binding protein: MNRALCLTLGLALLAPSAAAQDATRTIKINGYGGTDQALVNDLINRFVRPVMAREGVTVTYQPLQGDYNQQLSTLLAAGTAGDVMYLPAETLDGFVATRKILPLNGVVTTSPFIRSLNTAFTRGGRLYAIAKDFNTLTMVYNRDLFDEAKVAYPTNNETWTSLATKLRQVKQRLGGDYYGTCLQPNFDRFGAFAYATGWQQFGSNGRTNLADPRFAEAFTWYTGLARDKVGVTPSELSAGWGGDCLKSGKVAVVFEGGWIVNFLRDNAPNLRYGTALMPKNNKTGQRGNFLYTVGWAINAGTKNRAAAVKVLNLLTSAQAQQYVLEQGLAIPSRSSLTNNAYFKKTDPGAQNARLVFAGADDGNVRAFTFGPQGPDWAKPINEALAAVLSGQRSAADALKKAQADMTTFQRR; the protein is encoded by the coding sequence ATGAACCGAGCCCTCTGCCTGACCCTCGGCCTCGCCCTCCTCGCCCCGTCCGCCGCCGCGCAGGACGCGACCCGCACGATCAAGATCAACGGCTATGGCGGCACCGATCAGGCGCTCGTCAACGACCTGATCAACCGCTTCGTGCGGCCCGTGATGGCCCGCGAGGGGGTCACAGTCACCTACCAGCCGCTTCAGGGCGACTACAACCAGCAGCTCAGCACCCTGCTCGCCGCCGGGACCGCTGGGGACGTGATGTACCTCCCCGCCGAGACGCTCGACGGCTTCGTGGCGACGCGCAAGATCCTGCCGCTGAACGGGGTCGTGACCACCAGCCCCTTTATCCGCAGCCTCAACACGGCCTTTACCCGTGGGGGGCGGCTCTACGCCATCGCCAAGGACTTCAACACCCTCACGATGGTGTACAACCGCGACCTGTTCGACGAGGCGAAGGTCGCCTACCCCACCAACAACGAGACCTGGACCAGCCTGGCGACCAAGCTACGGCAGGTCAAGCAGCGGCTGGGAGGCGACTACTACGGGACCTGCCTGCAGCCCAACTTTGACCGCTTCGGGGCCTTTGCCTACGCGACCGGCTGGCAACAGTTCGGGAGCAACGGCCGCACCAACCTGGCCGACCCGCGCTTCGCGGAAGCCTTTACCTGGTACACCGGGCTGGCGCGGGACAAGGTGGGCGTGACCCCCAGCGAACTCTCGGCGGGCTGGGGCGGCGACTGCCTGAAGTCCGGCAAGGTCGCGGTCGTCTTCGAGGGCGGGTGGATCGTGAACTTCCTGCGCGACAACGCCCCCAACCTGCGCTACGGCACCGCGCTGATGCCCAAGAACAACAAGACCGGCCAGCGTGGCAACTTCCTGTACACCGTGGGCTGGGCGATCAACGCCGGGACCAAGAACCGCGCCGCCGCCGTCAAGGTTCTCAACCTACTGACGAGCGCCCAGGCCCAGCAGTACGTGCTGGAGCAGGGCCTGGCGATTCCCAGCCGCTCCTCGCTGACGAACAACGCCTACTTCAAGAAGACCGACCCCGGTGCCCAGAACGCCCGCCTCGTCTTCGCCGGGGCCGACGACGGCAACGTCCGCGCCTTTACCTTCGGGCCGCAGGGACCCGACTGGGCCAAGCCCATCAACGAGGCCCTCGCCGCCGTCCTGAGCGGCCAGCGCAGCGCCGCCGACGCGCTGAAAAAGGCGCAGGCGGACATGACCACCTTCCAGCGCCGCTAG